The following are encoded in a window of Chloroflexota bacterium genomic DNA:
- the hisI gene encoding phosphoribosyl-AMP cyclohydrolase — protein sequence MSEATMSMGESATDSALERLEFDAQGLVPAVVQDADTKQVLMLGFMTKAMLAKTLALGQVWFWSRSRQEPWHKGATSGNYLNVVQVYRNCEENSLLILARPEGPTCHTGSVSCYYRTLEEE from the coding sequence ATGAGCGAAGCAACGATGTCTATGGGTGAGAGTGCGACAGATTCTGCTCTCGAGCGGCTCGAATTCGATGCCCAGGGGCTAGTCCCTGCTGTGGTCCAGGACGCGGACACGAAGCAGGTGCTCATGTTGGGCTTTATGACGAAAGCGATGTTGGCGAAGACACTGGCGTTGGGACAGGTGTGGTTTTGGAGTCGGAGCCGGCAGGAACCTTGGCACAAAGGTGCAACGAGCGGCAATTATCTGAATGTGGTGCAAGTGTACCGCAATTGTGAAGAAAACTCGCTGCTAATCCTGGCTCGGCCTGAAGGTCCAACGTGCCACACCGGCAGTGTTTCCTGCTATTACCGTACGCTTGAAGAGGAATAG